In a genomic window of Theropithecus gelada isolate Dixy chromosome 15, Tgel_1.0, whole genome shotgun sequence:
- the LOC112607753 gene encoding LOW QUALITY PROTEIN: spermatogenesis-associated protein 31D3-like (The sequence of the model RefSeq protein was modified relative to this genomic sequence to represent the inferred CDS: inserted 4 bases in 3 codons; deleted 2 bases in 2 codons): protein MENILCFLNSYTDTGLSPDSPCLMDIDHNCIYLSGLGLFMLYFFYVVSMLCLSTRGKNHDIQKVRDCGRARRRRKGGTFKDRKSFQREAEEERKLLSIVKSFGPPASCSPLGQHHDTTRFRRLLCPDPVCQVCNRATADIQRLLSRESLKDAAPSVSPLASAASVTESSFTLSSXPSAIPPEDLILSPRPKPSLPSSLIFSHDPITPLADLFSPSPLRHPLPPQPVSPLDSKFLLDHSPPLQLPSPLLPPHHIHRVEPNLHPEASLSLNTIFSFGSTLSQDMNPLPNVSQAMNPTDSCACHHEPPNPTALPLQDCTATQSKASPTILKPFPETLSLGSSGGTEYAPTIRGIDHSCPASSEFYWWQPHXKDLFPSTIAPSDFVQELLTLHYSDATIGGHXVANLIQPINLSFLSHDILELLERQVKKRGDFLMWKENENKAGSFPKPCRPNCQLNSSRKILASIADKQDLAASLPFWASKDKLEQLHIHQQAPCSKCVEDHLEQKYVQLFWGLPLLHSESLHPTVLVQHGHYSMFVFFNGITNTSISQESPVLPPPQPLSLPSTQLLPLPQTLLWGQSPHHTQVQSRAQHQSPLPALLPSPLFLIWICRVCFHRPQNEAQSLMPSEISHLEWNVLQKVQEGVWGLPSLVKKSQEDICPPAPSLALFSQPFKAHVPISIIPGYFPFSCELRKKPEHQLRKRLIQSNWGLPRIIHESLSMLHPQKKILEISELENNHGPLHSSLVESQGCNVLKKFGSSIPRTFHKRSSNMLSLENVGNYRGYRQENGPKDHLLHDPETSSDEDPRSNSERDLDTHMMHLSGNHSGESLGQKQLENALTVHLSKKFEEINEGRMPGTVHSSWHSVKQTMSLAEESHSQIKHRNLAALLGEDHRVDTSQEILFLSSNNQKMLEAHIKSFHMRILWGLPRKVHESIEIFNFERGPFQFLFPFRPSLLSLLHFWCRFQKWGLQSPLEEGFQGEKLGTTSSVPVLDCPHPVTSPVSKESRGP, encoded by the exons ATGGAGAATATCCTCTGTTTTCTAAACAGCTATACTGACACAGGGCTGAGCCCTGACTCACCTTGCTTG ATGGATATTGACCACAACTGCATCTACTTGAGTGGGTTGGGGTTGTTTAtgctgtactttttctatgtggTATCGATGCTGTGTTTGTCAACCCGTGGGAAAAATCATGACATCCAAAAGGTAAGGGACTGTGG GAGAgccaggaggagaaggaaaggtgGGACATTTAAAG ACCGGAAAAGTTTCcagagggaagcagaagaggaaaggaagctgCTCTCTATTGTGAAAAG CTTTGGACCTCCTGCTTCCTGCAGTCCCCTGGGCCAGCATCATGATACCACCCGCTTTCGTCGACTATTATGCCCAGATCCTGTCTGTCAGGTGTGTAACAGAGCAACTGCTGATATCCAGCGACTGCTGTCTCGGGAGTCCCTGAAAGATGCTGCTCCCTCGGTGTCCCCTTTGGCTTCTGCAGCTTCTGTGACTGAGTCATCGTTCACTCTGTCTT GCCCCTCAGCAATTCCTCCAGAAGACCTAATATTGTCTCCTCGGCCTAAGCCCTCTCTACCATCCTCCTTAATTTTCTCACATGACCCGATCACCCCCTTAGCTGACTTATTTTCACCCTCACCTCTGAGGCACCCTCTGCCACCACAGCCTGTTTCTCCCCTGGATTCCAAGTTTCTCTTAGACCATTCCCCACCCCTACagcttccctctccccttctcccaccaCATCACATTCACAGAGTGGAGCCCAATCTTCATCCTGAGGCCAGTTTGTCTCTGAACACCATCTTTTCATTTGGCTCCACCCTATCCCAAGATATGAACCCCTTACCAAATGTTTCCCAGGCCATGAATCCAACTGATTCATGTGCTTGTCATCATGAACCACCAAACCCAACTGCTTTACCACTGCAGGACTGCACTGCAACTCAGTCTAAAGCAAGTCCCACAATATTGAAGCCTTTTCCAGAGACGTTATCTCTAGGTAGCTCTGGTGGGACAGAATATGCCCCAACAATCAGAGGCATTGACCATTCATGCCCTGCATCTTCAGAATTCTACTGGTGGCAGCCTC GGAAGGACTTGTTTCCCTCCACTATTGCACCATCTGATTTCGTACAAGAGCTTCTTACCCTTCACTATTCTGATGCCACTATAGGGGGGCA TGTGGCCAACCTCATACAGCCTATTAACCTATCATTTCTCAGCCATGACATTCTGGAACTCCTGGAGAGACAAGTCAAAAAAAGGGGTGATTTCCTGatgtggaaagaaaatgaaaacaaagcaggATCTTTTCCAAAACCCTGTAGACCGAACTGTCAACTAAATTCTTCACGGAAAATATTAGCCTCAATTGCAGATAAGCAAGACTTGGCAGCCTCACTTCCTTTTTGGGCCAGTAAAGACAAACTAGAACAGCTGCACATCCACCAGCAGGCCCCATGTTCTAAGTGCGTTGAGGACCATTTAGAGCAAAAATATGTGCAGCTCTTCTGGGGTCTCCCACTTCTGCACAGTGAGTCTCTGCACCCTACTGTTCTTGTCCAACATGGTCATTACTCCATGTTTGTATTCTTCAATGGCATTACAAATACATCTATATCCCAAGAATCTCCAGTACTTCCCCCTCCCCAACCTCTATCCTTGCCTAGTACCCAACTTCTACCCTTGCCTCAAACCCTGCTCTGGGGTCAGTCCCCACATCACACTCAGGTCCAGTCCAGGGCTCAACATCAATCTCCACTCCCGGCCCTACTACCTAGTCCTCTATTCCTGATTTGGATCTGTAGAGTGTGTTTTCATAGACCCCAGAATGAGGCACAGTCTCTTATGCCATCTGAAATTAGCCATCTGGAGTGGAATGTGTTGCAGAAAGTCCAGGAAGGTGTGTGGGGTTTACCCTCTTTGGTTAAAAAATCCCAGGAAGACATTTGTCCTCCAGCTCCCAGTCTTGCATTGTTCAGCCAGCCCTTTAAGGCCCATGTTCCCATATCCATTATTCCTGGATATTTTCCATTCAGCTGTGAGCTAAGGAAGAAACCAGAGCACCAACTTCGAAAAAGACTCATCCAGAGCAATTGGGGCCTGCCTCGCATAATTCATGAGTCTCTGTCAATGCTgcatcctcagaaaaaaattttggaGATATCTGAGTTAGAGAACAATCATGGACCCTTACATAGCTCTTTGGTTGAGAGTCAGGGCTGCAATGTTCTAAAGAAATTCGGATCAAGCATCCCTAGAACCTTCCACAAGAGGAGCTCAAATATGCTTTCCCTGGAGAATGTG GGGAATTATCGGGGATACAGACAGGAGAATGGCCCAAAAGATCATCTGTTGCATGATCCAGAGACATCTTCAGATGAGGATCCGAGGTCTAACTCTGAGAGAGACCTGGACACTCATATGATGCATCTGTCAGGGAATCATTCAGGGGAGAGCCTAGGTCAGAAACAACTTGAAAATGCCCTGACAGTACATTTGAGCAAGAAATTTGAGGAAATCAATGAGGGTCGAATGCCTGGGACTGTGCATAGTTCATGGCATTCAGTCAAGCAGACAATGTCTCTTGCTGAGGAATCCCACAGCCAAATAAAACATCGAAATTTGGCAGCATTGCTGGGTGAGGACCACCGTGTTGATACTTCCCAGGAGATTTTATTCCTTAGTTCCAACAATCAAAAGATGTTGGAAGCCCATATTAAATCTTTCCATATGAGGATTCTGTGGGGCCTTCCCCGCAAAGTCCATGAATCCATAGAAATATTTAACTTTGAAAGAGGACCTTTCCAATTCCTTTTCCCATTTCGAccttccctcctcagtctcctccaTTTCTGGTGTAGATTCCAAAAATGGGGTCTCCAATCCCCCTTAGAAGAAGGTTTTCAAGGAGAAAAGTTGGGAACAACAAGCTCAGTTCCAGTCCTGGATTGTCCTCACCCTGTCACCTCACCTGTCAGCAAAGAAAGCAGAGGACCCTGA